The following DNA comes from Pseudomonas triticicola.
CGAGAAGTCCTTCCAGGTTTCCTACGGTCTCAACATGGCTGAGTACGGTGTACCAGGCCTGAAATTCAACATCTACCAGGCACGCGGCTGGGGCATCGACGGCACTCACTACAAGGGTGGCGGCTACGATGGCGTGCAGGCGATGGATGGCGAGCACCACTATGAATACGGCGTAGGTGCAACCTACGCAGTACAGAGCGGCCCGCTCAAAGCCACGACCATTCGCGGCACTTACACCGCTCACCGTGCCAGCGAAAACCAGGCTGACGGCAGCATCAACGAGTTCCGTCTCGTAACCACCATCCCGTTCAACATTCTGTAAAAACGCCAACCAACGGCTGACTCATGATGAGTCGGCCGTTCGGTTTTCTGTCTTCAACCGATTGCAGAGGGTTATCGATGAAAATGCTTCCCCTACGTGCGGCCATCGCGGCTGCGTTGCTGAGTGTCGCTGTCGGCGCCTCGGCCAAACCCTTGGTGGTCTGCACCGAAGCCAGCCCGGAAGGCTTCGATATGGTCCAGTACACAACTGCAGTCACGGCGGACGCTGTGGCCGAAACCATCTTCAACCGCCTGGCCGACTTTAAACCCGGCACCACCGACGTGATTCCGGCACTCGCCGAGTCCTGGGACATCAGCGAAGACGGCCTGACCTACACGTTCCACCTGCGCAAAGGCGTCAAGTTTCACACCACCGAATATTTCAAGCCGACCCGCGACATGAACGCCGACGACGTGGTCTGGAGCTTCCAGCGCCAGCTGGACCCGAATCACCCGTGGCACAAACTGTCGAGCGTGGGCTTCCCGTACTTTGAAAGCATGGGCTTCAAGGAACTGCTCAAAAGCGTCGAGAAAGTCGACGACAACACGGTCAAGTTCACCCTGACCCGCCGCGAAGCGCCGTTCCTCGCCGACATCGCCATGGCCTTCTCATCGATCTACCCGGCCGAATACGCCGACCAGTTGCTCAAGGCCAACAAGACCGGCGATCTGAACAACAAGCCGATCGGCACCGGCCCGTTCATCTTCCAGCGTTACGCCAAGGATGCGCAGGTGCGTTTCAAGGCCAACCCGGATTACTTCCGTGGCAAGCCGCCGGCCGACGCGTTGATCCTGGCGATTGCCACCGACAACAACGTGCGCCTGCAGAAGCTAAAGGCCAACGAGTGCCAGGTCGCGCTGTATCCGAAACCGGATGACATCCCGAGCATCAAGAAAGACAGCAACCTGAAAGTCGACGAGCTGGACGCGATGACCGTTTCGTACATCGCCATGAACACCCAGCACAAGTACATGAGCGACGTGCGTGTGCGCAAAGCCATCGACATCGCCTTCGACAAGGAAGCCTACGTCAACGCGCTGTTCGGCAAGGGTAACGCGTCGGTGGCGGTCAACCCGTACCCGCCGACCCTGCTCGGCTACAACCATGACCTGAAGAACCCGCCACGGGATCTCGACAAGGCACGCGCCTTGCTCAAGGAGGCCGGGGTTCCGGAAGGCACCACGTTTACCCTGTTCACCCGTAACGGCGGCGGTCCGACCAACCCCAACCCGATGCTCGGCGCGCAGATGATGCAGGCTGACCTGGCGAAAGTCGGGATCAAGATCGACATCCGCGTGATGGAATGGGGCGAGATGCTCAAGCGCGCCAAGGCCGGCGAGCACGACATGGTCTCGGCCGGATGGGCGGGCGACAACGGCGACCCGGATAACTTCCTGACGCCTATGCTCAGTTGCGAGGCCGCCAAGAACGGCGAAAACTACGCACGCTGGTGCAACGAGAAATTCCAGGCACTGCTGGATGAAGCGCGGGCTAAAGTAGATCCGGCCGAACGCGCCGCGCTCTACGAACAGGCCCAAGTGCTGTTTAATCAGGACCAGCCATGGATCAGCATGGCCCATACTCGGATGTTCACTGCAATGCGCAACAATGTAGAGGGCTACCACATCAGCCCTCTCACCACTAATAACTTCGCCACCACCCAGGTGAAGTAGATAAGAAACGCCCGGCGTCCCTGACCTGAGGGACGCCGGACACGCCTAACCGGCTGATGAGGTACCACACAAGATGTTTAGTTTTATTGCCCGCCGACTGGGGTTGTTGATCCCCACGTTTTTCGGCATCACCTTGCTGACTTTCGCGTTGATTCGCATGATTCCGGGCGACCCCGTGGAAGTGATGATGGGCGAACGTCGGGTCGACCCCGAAATGCACGCTCAGGCAATGGAACGCCTGGGGCTGAACAAGCCGCTGTATGCCCAGTACCTGGACTACATCGGCAAACTGGCCCAGGGCGATCTCGGTGAGTCGTTGCGTACCCGTGAAAGCGTGTGGACCGAGTTCACCTCTCTTTTCCCGGCGACCCTGGAACTGTCCATGGCCGCCCTGCTGTTCGCTGGCATCCTCGGGCTTCTGGCCGGGGTGATCGCGGCACTCAAACGAGGATCGCTGTTCGACCACGGGGTGATGGGCATCTCCCTCGCGGGCTATTCGATGCCGATCTTCTGGTGGGGCCTGATCCTGATCATGTTCTTCTCGGTGAGCCTGGGCTGGACCCCGGTCTCCGGGCGCATCGACCTGCTGTATGACATCGAGCCGAAAACCGGCTTCATGCTGATCGACACGCTGCTGGCCGATGACGTCGGCGCGTTCTTCGACGCCCTGCATCACCTGATCCTGCCGGCGATCGTGCTCGGCACCATTCCGCTGGCGGTAATCGCCCGGATGACCCGTTCGTCGATGCTCGAAGTGCTGCGCGAAGACTACATCCGCACCGCCAAGGCCAAAGGCCTGTCGCCGTCGCGCGTGGTGTTCGTGCATGGCCTGCGCAATGCACTGATTCCGGTGCTGACCGTGGTCGGCCTGCAGGTCGGCACGCTGCTGGCCGGTGCGGTCCTGACCGAAACCATCTTCTCCTGGCCCGGCATCGGTAAATGGCTGATCGAAGCCATCGGCGCCCGGGACTATCCGGTGGTGCAAAACGGCATCCTGTTAATCGCCTGCCTGGTGATTCTGGTCAACTTCGTGGTGGACATCCTCTACGGCTTTGCCAACCCACGCATCCGTCATCAGCGCTGAGGTCCATACCCATGAGCACTCCAACATCCTCAGTAGCCACCGCCACGTCCGCCGTGGATCAAAGCCTGCTGTACCCGTCGCCGTACAAAGAATTCTGGCAAGCGTTCTCGAAGAACAAGGGCGCCGTTGCCGGCCTGCTGTTCATGCTGCTGATCATCTTCTGCGCGATCTTCGCGCCGTGGGTCGCGCCGCATAATCCGAGCGAGCAATACCGTGACTTCCTGCTGACGCCGCCGGCGTGGCTCGAAGGCGGGCAGATGCAGTTCCTGCTCGGCACCGACGAACTCGGCCGTGACCTGCTGTCGCGTCTGATCCAGGGCTCGCGCCTGTCGTTGCTGATCGGCTTGTCGTCGGTGGTGATGTCGTTGATTCCGGGGATCCTGCTGGGTCTGTTTGCCGGTTTCTTCCCGAAAGTGGTCGGCCCGACCATCATGCGTCTGATGGACATCATGCTGGCCCTGCCATCGCTGCTGCTGGCCGTGGCGATCGTCGCCATCCTCGGCCCTGGCCTGATCAACACCGTGATCGCGATTGCCGTGGTTTCCCTGCCGTCCTACGTGCGTCTGACCCGTGCTGCCGTGATGGGCGAACTGAACCGCGACTACGTCACCGCCGCGCGTCTGGCCGGTGCCGGTCTGCCGCGCCTGATGTTCATCACCGTGCTGCCCAACTGCATGGCGCCGCTGATCGTGCAGGCAACCCTGAGCTTCTCTTCGGCGATTCTTGATGCCGCCGCACTGGGCTTCCTCGGCCTCGGCGTACAACCGCCAACCCCTGAGTGGGGCACCATGCTGGCCTCGGCCCGCGACTACATCGAACGCGCCTGGTGGGTGGTAAGTCTGCCTGGCCTGACCATTTTGCTCAGCGTGCTGGCAATCAACTTGATGGGCGACGGCCTGCGCGATGCGCTGGACCCGAAACTCAAGAACGCCGCCTGAGGAGATTCCAATGTCACTGCTAGAAATCAAGAATCTCAACGTCCGCTTCGGCGACAAGACCGCGACCCCGGTGGTCGACGGCCTCGACCTGAAAGTCGACAAAGGCGAAGTGCTGGCCATCGTTGGCGAGTCGGGTTCGGGTAAATCCGTGACCATGATGGCGCTGATGGGCCTGATCGAGCATCCTGGCATCGTCACCGCTGACTCGCTCAGCTTCGACGGCAAGGACATGCTCAAACTCAGCAACCGCCAGCGTCGGCAGATCGTCGGCAAAGACCTGTCGATGGTCTTCCAGGACCCGATGACCGCGCTGAACCCGAGCTACACCGTCGGTTTCCAGATTGAGGAAGTGCTGCGCCTGCACCTGAAAATGTCCGGCAAGCAAGCGCGCAAGCGTGCCATCGAACTGCTGGAAAAAGTCGAGATCCCGGGCGCCGCCAGTCGTATGGACGCCTATCCGCATCAACTGTCTGGCGGTATGAGCCAGCGTGTCGCGATCGCCATGGCGATTGCCGGCGAGCCGAAACTGTTGATCGCCGACGAACCGACCACCGCGCTGGACGTGACGATTCAGGCGCAGATCATGGATCTGCTGCTGGCGTTGCAGAAAGAGCAGAACATGGGCCTGGTGCTGATCACTCACGACCTCGCGGTCGTGGCGGAAACTGCCCAGCGTGTCTGCGTGATGTATGCCGGCCAGGCGGTGGAAGTCGGTCAGGTGCCGCAACTGTTCGACATCCCGGCGCACCCGTACAGCGAAGCGCTGCTCAAGGCGATTCCCGAGCACAGCCTCGGCGCCTCGCGCCTGTCGACCCTGCCGGGCATCGTTCCGGGCCGTTATGACCGTCCGCAGGGTTGCCTGCTGTCGCCGCGCTGCCCGTACGTGCAGGACAACTGCCGCACCCAGCGTCCGGGCCTTGATCCGAAAGCCAACAGCCTCGCCCGCTGCTTCTACCCGCTGAACCAGGAGGTGGCGTAATGGCCGTCGTACTTACCGCCCGCGACCTGACCCGTCACTACGAAGTCTCCCGTGGCCTGTTCAAGGGCCACGCCACCGTGCGCGCGCTCAACGGCGTGTCGTTCGAACTGGAAGCCGGCAAGACCCTTGCCGTGGTAGGCGAATCGGGCTGTGGCAAATCCACTCTCGCCCGCGCCCTGACGCTGATCGAAGAGCCGTCGTCGGGCTCGCTGCAGATCGCCGGTCAGGAAGTTGCCGGCGCCGACAAGGCCGAGCGCAAGCAACTGCGCAAAGACGTGCAGATGGTGTTTCAGAGCCCGTATGCGTCGTTGAACCCACGGCAGAAAATCGGTGATCAACTGGCCGAACCGCTGTTGATCAACACCAAGCTGTCGGCCACCGAACGTCGCGAGAAAGTCCAGGCGATGATGAAGCAGGTCGGCTTGCGCCCTGAGCACTATCAGCGCTATCCGCACATGTTCTCCGGTGGTCAGCGCCAGCGTATCGCCCTGGCTCGGGCGATGATGCTGCAACCGAAAGTGCTGGTCGCGGACGAACCGACTTCGGCGCTGGACGTTTCGATTCAGGCCCAGGTGCTGAACCTGTTCATGGATTTGCAGCAGGAGTTCAACACCGCCTACGTGTTCATCTCGCACAACCTGGCGGTGGTGCAGCACGTGGCCGATGACGTGATGGTGATGTACCTCGGCCGTCCGGTGGAACTGGGACCGAAAAACGACATCTACGAGCGCCCGCTGCACCCGTATACCCAGGCGCTGCTGTCGGCGACCCCGACGATTCACCCAGACCCGAACAAGCCGAAAATCAAGATCGTCGGCGAACTGCCCAACCCGCTGAACCCGCCACCAGGCTGTGCTTTCCACAAGCGCTGCCCGTACGCGACCGAACGTTGCACCACGGAAGAGCCGCTGTTGCGTGAACTGGATAATCGGCAGGTGGCTTGCCACTACGCCGAGCAATTCCTCGACGGCGCGGCGTAAGACCACGGAATATCCATGTGGGAGCGAGCCTGCTCGCGAATGCGGTGTAACAGTCACCAACATTGTCGACTGAAATGACGCTTTCGCGAGCAGGCTCGCTCCCACAGGGAGTTCGTGTTGATTCAGGAATTCATGCGATAACAAAACCCCTTCCACCTCGATTGCGCATCAGTCGAGGCCGAAGGGGTTTTTCTTTGCCCGGCGATCTACGTCTGGCTATCGCCTTCGTCATCCGGGTCATCGGTATCCGGATCGTCCGTGGTCGAGTCGTCGTCATCGGCGCTGCCACCCTGATTCATATCCCCCGGTTCCGACTCGGACTTGGCGAGCATCAGGCCGCTATGCCCGACCTGCCCATTGAACGCTTGAGATTCGTGATCCTCGCACTCGGCCCACGCCGTTGCGGTGCCGAGGGATAGCATCACCATTACTTTCAACAACATCAAAACCCGTAGCAATCTGCTTTTCATGGCCGACTCCATCCTGTTGCGCTAAGACATGCTTGCCGGACTGGCTCGATGTGAAATCTAGTTGCGATCCGACCGGCTCACCACTTAGGACGCGACCGCGCAGGCAGAAATGCCATCGACCGCCAGATTGCTTTCGAATAACCGTGATAACCGAATCAGCTAAGCCCGCGCGTGGCCTGCCAGGTCAGTGGAATGGAGATCAGCACCAGCAGCGCGCTCATCAGCCACACACTGTGCCCGCCAAATTGGCCGTAGAGCTGACCGCTGAGCACCGGCGACAACAGCGCGCTGGCACTCCAGCTCATAAAGAACAAGCCGAAGTACTGACCGCTTTTGCCGCTCTGGGCAAACTGCATCGCCAGTACATTCAACGGCGGCATGAACAAGGCCTCGCCCAGCGTCCAGATCAGCGTCGACAGACAGACAAAAGCCAAGCCGGAACCGAACGGCAACATGCCCAATCCGCAGGCCAACAGCACACTGCCCACGAGCATTTGCCAACGCGAGCCCCAACGCTCGACCGAATGCGAAAGCGGAATCTGCAAAGCGATCACCAACAGCGCATTGAGCCCGAACTGCCAGCCGATCGCTTCGGTGCTCAGGTGGTAGTAATCACGCAGATAATTGCCCAGCGTGCTGTAGACCGTGTCGAATGCAATGCCGAGCACGGCCGTCGCCGCCAGCAGCCAGAGGAACGGCTTGTCGCGATACGGCAGGCTTGAGCCATCGGTCGATTCGTCCTCAACCACGAGCACCGGCCGCCGCCACGTCGTGCGCACGAACCACAGCAACGCCAGCATCGTCATCGCCGCACTGACAAAAAACACCCAACGAAA
Coding sequences within:
- a CDS encoding ABC transporter substrate-binding protein; this translates as MKMLPLRAAIAAALLSVAVGASAKPLVVCTEASPEGFDMVQYTTAVTADAVAETIFNRLADFKPGTTDVIPALAESWDISEDGLTYTFHLRKGVKFHTTEYFKPTRDMNADDVVWSFQRQLDPNHPWHKLSSVGFPYFESMGFKELLKSVEKVDDNTVKFTLTRREAPFLADIAMAFSSIYPAEYADQLLKANKTGDLNNKPIGTGPFIFQRYAKDAQVRFKANPDYFRGKPPADALILAIATDNNVRLQKLKANECQVALYPKPDDIPSIKKDSNLKVDELDAMTVSYIAMNTQHKYMSDVRVRKAIDIAFDKEAYVNALFGKGNASVAVNPYPPTLLGYNHDLKNPPRDLDKARALLKEAGVPEGTTFTLFTRNGGGPTNPNPMLGAQMMQADLAKVGIKIDIRVMEWGEMLKRAKAGEHDMVSAGWAGDNGDPDNFLTPMLSCEAAKNGENYARWCNEKFQALLDEARAKVDPAERAALYEQAQVLFNQDQPWISMAHTRMFTAMRNNVEGYHISPLTTNNFATTQVK
- a CDS encoding ABC transporter permease subunit, with amino-acid sequence MFSFIARRLGLLIPTFFGITLLTFALIRMIPGDPVEVMMGERRVDPEMHAQAMERLGLNKPLYAQYLDYIGKLAQGDLGESLRTRESVWTEFTSLFPATLELSMAALLFAGILGLLAGVIAALKRGSLFDHGVMGISLAGYSMPIFWWGLILIMFFSVSLGWTPVSGRIDLLYDIEPKTGFMLIDTLLADDVGAFFDALHHLILPAIVLGTIPLAVIARMTRSSMLEVLREDYIRTAKAKGLSPSRVVFVHGLRNALIPVLTVVGLQVGTLLAGAVLTETIFSWPGIGKWLIEAIGARDYPVVQNGILLIACLVILVNFVVDILYGFANPRIRHQR
- a CDS encoding ABC transporter permease subunit; translation: MSTPTSSVATATSAVDQSLLYPSPYKEFWQAFSKNKGAVAGLLFMLLIIFCAIFAPWVAPHNPSEQYRDFLLTPPAWLEGGQMQFLLGTDELGRDLLSRLIQGSRLSLLIGLSSVVMSLIPGILLGLFAGFFPKVVGPTIMRLMDIMLALPSLLLAVAIVAILGPGLINTVIAIAVVSLPSYVRLTRAAVMGELNRDYVTAARLAGAGLPRLMFITVLPNCMAPLIVQATLSFSSAILDAAALGFLGLGVQPPTPEWGTMLASARDYIERAWWVVSLPGLTILLSVLAINLMGDGLRDALDPKLKNAA
- a CDS encoding ABC transporter ATP-binding protein, giving the protein MSLLEIKNLNVRFGDKTATPVVDGLDLKVDKGEVLAIVGESGSGKSVTMMALMGLIEHPGIVTADSLSFDGKDMLKLSNRQRRQIVGKDLSMVFQDPMTALNPSYTVGFQIEEVLRLHLKMSGKQARKRAIELLEKVEIPGAASRMDAYPHQLSGGMSQRVAIAMAIAGEPKLLIADEPTTALDVTIQAQIMDLLLALQKEQNMGLVLITHDLAVVAETAQRVCVMYAGQAVEVGQVPQLFDIPAHPYSEALLKAIPEHSLGASRLSTLPGIVPGRYDRPQGCLLSPRCPYVQDNCRTQRPGLDPKANSLARCFYPLNQEVA
- a CDS encoding peptide ABC transporter ATP-binding protein encodes the protein MAVVLTARDLTRHYEVSRGLFKGHATVRALNGVSFELEAGKTLAVVGESGCGKSTLARALTLIEEPSSGSLQIAGQEVAGADKAERKQLRKDVQMVFQSPYASLNPRQKIGDQLAEPLLINTKLSATERREKVQAMMKQVGLRPEHYQRYPHMFSGGQRQRIALARAMMLQPKVLVADEPTSALDVSIQAQVLNLFMDLQQEFNTAYVFISHNLAVVQHVADDVMVMYLGRPVELGPKNDIYERPLHPYTQALLSATPTIHPDPNKPKIKIVGELPNPLNPPPGCAFHKRCPYATERCTTEEPLLRELDNRQVACHYAEQFLDGAA
- a CDS encoding MFS transporter — its product is MLKGLTQLLRPNDYFTPMAWVLAALLFINRLSAMVKLFMALYLRQELGLAIETVGWLLSAYGAGLLVGSMLGGWLSDHVRTARLTAALFFVSVWVLMLLGLVTQVPWLAVLLSLSGVIDGAIRTLHQRLIMEYCEVAQRSRAQALSRVARNLGMAAAGVAGGVLAQADFRWVFFVSAAMTMLALLWFVRTTWRRPVLVVEDESTDGSSLPYRDKPFLWLLAATAVLGIAFDTVYSTLGNYLRDYYHLSTEAIGWQFGLNALLVIALQIPLSHSVERWGSRWQMLVGSVLLACGLGMLPFGSGLAFVCLSTLIWTLGEALFMPPLNVLAMQFAQSGKSGQYFGLFFMSWSASALLSPVLSGQLYGQFGGHSVWLMSALLVLISIPLTWQATRGLS